ATTTATGTATGTTTCCTTTAAACATGTCATACAATAATAGTTGGCGGTCTTATAAAAGATAAGAAATGCCAAAGTTATTGTAATTCTACATTTCCATATTCTTATAATTTGTTTCAGCATTAGATTCCCCAAGTTCTAGTCCATCTGCAGGTGAGCAGAGTGATGCAGAACACTCTCCTGCGAAAGTTACTCCTCCCACCGAAGTAATCTTGCCTGCCAAGGTCATCCCTCCCACTGATGTTGTCCCTCCTACTGGGGTTACCAATCCCACCAAGGTCATCAGTGCCACCGAGGTTATCAATACCACCGAGGTTATCAATACCACCGAGGTCACATATTCATCTGAGGTCATCACTTCAACCGAGGTCATTACTCCCACTACTTCCTCTCCAGTCAGTCCAACATCTCCAGAAACCCTAATCTTACCCCCGACTCCCACTACTCCAATATTGCCCCCTACACCCACCAGTCCACTGACCCCCAATCCTCCAGCCACACCCTCTAGTGGCACTGAGAACACCCCAGAGGATCTTAGTGAAGCCCTGAAAGATGTGACTCAAACTCCCACAAACGAGCAGGGCTCCTACCCCTGTCCGAAGTGTGAGAAACAGTTTGCCTATGTAGGCAACCTGAAGCGTCACATAAAAATGCATCATGGAGAGTTTCGGccatataaatgtttgttgtgtgttaaAAGGTTCTGGGGAAATGACAGCCTGGAACAACACTGTAAACGAGTTCATTCCAAAGATAAGCCATACGCATGTGCCCATTGCGAGAAGAAGTACTCAGTGTGTTATGACCTTCAAAAACATGTGCGAAGTGTCCATGGAAAGGACATAGACTGGGAAGTGACTGTGCCAAGTAAATCCCCGGGGCCTGAAGATACAGGGTCAGACAGAAGAAAAGTCACAGGAATAACCACTGTACACCTCGGTCAGTTAAACCACAAATGTAAATTCTGCAACAGGGGCTTTGCCACATTTAATGGACTTGGTGTGCATCTAAAAATGCATTTTCGTTGTAAAGTATGTCAAAAGGGCTTTAACACAGAGGAATCATTGAGGACCCATGTCGAGAAGGCACAGCACCAGGCAGGAGAACTGGACCAGgagtatgttttataattccaCACAATAACATCAGTATTAGATAAACCTGCTCACCCCAAACATTCCAACATATATCCATCCAATTTTTATATTGGATCATTCTATTCACTGGAATAGGGGTTCGGGTATGTAGGTTGATGTTATCCAGTAGAAATCCATTTGTTTGTATTAATCTATGATACATGTTTTAAACATGATGATGTTTTTTGAAAGTttgaccatttttttttttttatttttagtgtttacagtatatatatacatagctTTAACTTTtctatttacattgtatatagctTTAATAATGGtgtaccaggtatgttgtaTACTTACATATACATCACAGTGTACTAGGCTGATATCCAGAGCATTAAAGTATGCTGAGGATTTTACGAGCATGGGCAGTATCAATTAATAAATCATG
This DNA window, taken from Pecten maximus chromosome 3, xPecMax1.1, whole genome shotgun sequence, encodes the following:
- the LOC117323969 gene encoding zinc finger and BTB domain-containing protein 7B-like; the protein is MAEYEAVSDREVLLNYYNELLSQNKINACKRRKVSTEETESSALANNSLISAEIRNTESSLDSPSSSPSAGEQSDAEHSPAKVTPPTEVILPAKVIPPTDVVPPTGVTNPTKVISATEVINTTEVINTTEVTYSSEVITSTEVITPTTSSPVSPTSPETLILPPTPTTPILPPTPTSPLTPNPPATPSSGTENTPEDLSEALKDVTQTPTNEQGSYPCPKCEKQFAYVGNLKRHIKMHHGEFRPYKCLLCVKRFWGNDSLEQHCKRVHSKDKPYACAHCEKKYSVCYDLQKHVRSVHGKDIDWEVTVPSKSPGPEDTGSDRRKVTGITTVHLGQLNHKCKFCNRGFATFNGLGVHLKMHFRCKVCQKGFNTEESLRTHVEKAQHQAGELDQEYVL